A stretch of Roseibium porphyridii DNA encodes these proteins:
- a CDS encoding DUF692 domain-containing protein — protein sequence MFPDSPSQNLTRIDASVPARAGAGLKAEHIAEILETSADIGFFEVHAENYMGDGGMPHRQLEAIREKYPLSLHGVGLSIGGEGPLDRDHLQRLAILNKRYEPGLFSEHLAWSTHETTYLNDLLPVPYDQETLDRVCDHIDEVQETVGRRMLLENPSTYVAFAQSTMSELEFLKEITRRTGCGLLLDVNNVHVSCTNHERSALDYLDAFPIDAVGEIHLGGHAPDKDDAGRPLLIDAHDREVDEAVWTLYEHLIARTGAIPTLIEWDNDVPVWPVLMCEAQAADRILANNSQASIRRAG from the coding sequence ATGTTTCCAGACAGCCCAAGCCAGAACCTGACACGGATCGATGCTTCAGTCCCGGCAAGAGCCGGAGCTGGCCTGAAGGCTGAACATATTGCCGAGATACTCGAGACGTCCGCAGATATCGGTTTCTTTGAAGTCCATGCGGAAAATTATATGGGCGATGGAGGCATGCCGCATCGCCAGCTGGAGGCAATTCGGGAGAAATACCCTCTGTCCCTTCACGGGGTCGGACTTTCGATTGGTGGCGAAGGGCCGCTCGATCGTGATCACCTTCAGCGTCTGGCCATCTTGAACAAACGCTACGAGCCAGGTCTTTTTTCCGAACACTTGGCCTGGTCGACCCACGAAACCACTTATCTGAACGATCTGTTGCCGGTTCCCTATGATCAGGAAACACTTGATCGGGTGTGCGACCATATCGACGAGGTTCAGGAAACTGTCGGGCGCCGCATGCTCCTGGAAAACCCGTCCACCTACGTTGCCTTCGCGCAAAGCACCATGAGCGAACTGGAATTCCTAAAAGAAATTACGCGCCGAACCGGATGCGGTCTCCTGCTTGACGTGAACAATGTCCATGTCTCCTGCACCAATCATGAGAGATCTGCGCTGGACTACCTTGACGCATTTCCCATCGACGCCGTGGGCGAAATCCATCTCGGTGGTCATGCACCCGATAAGGATGATGCAGGACGTCCGTTGTTGATCGATGCCCATGACAGGGAAGTCGATGAGGCTGTCTGGACACTTTATGAGCACCTGATTGCCCGCACCGGAGCCATACCAACCCTGATCGAATGGGACAATGATGTTCCCGTCTGGCCGGTTTTGATGTGCGAGGCGCAGGCAGCTGACCGGATCCTTGCTAACAACAGCCAAGCCAGCATTCGGCGTGCAGGCTGA
- the hisN gene encoding histidinol-phosphatase: MSDGFKASTNTFAPFLDKLADAASSAIMPHFRQGFAVDNKWDTGFDPVTIADKNGETAMRALINDAYPDHGILGEEHGPENLDAENVWVLDPIDGTRAFITGLPTWGTLIGLKTAGRPSLGMMVQPYIGERFGGDGSIAWYQGPLGQMSIRTRACDSLEAATLFTTTPALFTEIERPLFDRIEASAQLSRYGTDCYAYCMVAAGHGDAVIETGLQAYDIVALVPIIEGAGGVVTTWTGGAPADGGQIVASGDPRLHDILLRELAKAA; this comes from the coding sequence ATGTCAGACGGGTTCAAAGCCAGTACCAACACGTTTGCGCCATTTCTTGACAAGCTTGCGGACGCGGCAAGCAGTGCGATCATGCCGCATTTCCGGCAAGGGTTTGCTGTCGATAACAAATGGGACACAGGATTTGACCCGGTCACCATCGCCGACAAGAACGGCGAAACGGCAATGCGTGCCCTGATCAACGACGCATATCCCGATCACGGCATCCTGGGCGAGGAGCACGGACCTGAAAATCTCGATGCTGAAAATGTCTGGGTACTCGATCCGATCGACGGCACGAGGGCCTTCATCACCGGACTGCCGACTTGGGGTACCCTGATTGGTCTGAAGACAGCTGGCCGGCCCAGTCTCGGCATGATGGTCCAGCCTTATATCGGTGAACGTTTCGGGGGAGATGGCAGCATTGCCTGGTATCAGGGCCCGCTTGGTCAGATGTCTATCAGGACCCGAGCTTGCGACAGCCTGGAGGCGGCAACCCTTTTCACGACAACCCCTGCGCTCTTTACGGAGATCGAGCGACCCTTATTCGACCGCATTGAGGCGTCTGCGCAGCTCTCTCGCTATGGAACCGATTGCTACGCCTATTGCATGGTGGCTGCCGGTCACGGCGACGCAGTCATTGAAACGGGCCTTCAGGCCTATGACATAGTCGCATTGGTGCCGATCATCGAGGGTGCTGGTGGCGTTGTGACGACTTGGACCGGAGGTGCACCTGCCGATGGCGGCCAGATTGTCGCCTCCGGGGATCCACGCCTTCATGACATATTGCTGCGAGAGTTGGCAAAGGCCGCCTAA
- a CDS encoding threonine aldolase family protein — MNFASDNWAGAAPAVMSALTRHNSGFASAYATDPLTESVSDTFSEIFEREVAVYQVATGSAANSLSLAAYAKPGGVIFCHQTAHIQVDECNCPEFMTGGNKLVGVPGAFGKMTPDALENAMAAYPDGVVHHGQVAAVSLTQATEWGTVYTLDEIAAIQSVARSRGVPLHMDGARFANALVSLGCSPADMTWKAGVDVLSFGATKNGCWCAEAVVFFDVEAAKGFEYFRKRGGHLFSKNRFVAAQFEGYFENGNWMATAAHANAMALRLAEGIRDIGGRTACPVEANEVFPILKRRQFEALEAAGAKLYEWPADDLPGDGNPSEDEVCLRMVTSFATVEADVDAFLSVLAGTV, encoded by the coding sequence ATGAACTTTGCAAGCGACAATTGGGCGGGTGCAGCTCCGGCGGTGATGTCGGCACTGACCCGCCATAATAGTGGGTTCGCGTCGGCCTATGCCACCGATCCTCTCACCGAAAGCGTTTCCGACACATTCAGTGAAATTTTCGAACGGGAGGTGGCCGTCTATCAGGTCGCTACCGGGAGCGCTGCAAACTCGTTGTCATTGGCCGCATATGCGAAACCTGGCGGCGTCATATTTTGCCACCAAACAGCGCATATCCAGGTAGACGAGTGCAACTGTCCCGAATTCATGACCGGCGGCAACAAGTTGGTCGGCGTTCCAGGCGCATTCGGTAAAATGACGCCCGATGCGTTGGAAAATGCAATGGCGGCATATCCCGACGGCGTTGTACACCACGGCCAGGTTGCGGCGGTTTCATTGACGCAGGCCACCGAATGGGGAACCGTCTATACGCTTGATGAGATTGCGGCGATCCAGAGTGTCGCCCGCTCACGCGGTGTGCCGTTGCATATGGACGGCGCACGGTTTGCCAATGCGCTTGTATCGCTCGGGTGCTCACCGGCTGACATGACATGGAAGGCAGGCGTCGACGTACTTTCCTTCGGGGCCACGAAAAACGGTTGCTGGTGTGCGGAGGCCGTCGTCTTCTTCGATGTGGAAGCGGCAAAGGGATTTGAGTATTTCCGAAAACGCGGCGGGCACCTTTTTTCCAAGAACAGGTTCGTGGCTGCGCAATTTGAGGGTTACTTCGAAAACGGCAACTGGATGGCGACAGCCGCGCATGCCAATGCAATGGCGTTGCGCCTCGCTGAAGGCATTCGGGACATCGGCGGCCGCACAGCTTGTCCGGTGGAAGCAAACGAGGTCTTTCCGATTCTCAAACGCAGGCAGTTTGAGGCGCTGGAGGCCGCTGGTGCGAAACTCTATGAATGGCCGGCCGATGATCTGCCAGGCGATGGCAATCCTTCCGAGGATGAAGTTTGTCTGCGCATGGTGACGAGTTTTGCCACCGTTGAGGCTGATGTAGACGCGTTCTTGAGTGTCCTTGCAGGCACCGTTTGA
- a CDS encoding N-formylglutamate amidohydrolase has protein sequence MTNKKPPSSQTSLEADFNGYPAFDVLCPADQRLPYVFNSPHSGRQYSQSFLASSRLDEKSIRRSEDAYVDDLFAHVVPMGAPLLRAHFPRAYLDVNREPYELDPKMFDGRLPSYANVRSIRVAGGLGTVARIVSENHEIYRHKLPVEEALRRVEEIYKPYHSTLRRLLAQTHVTFGYAVLIDCHSMPSSIKCQTTDSRPDFILGDRYGTSCSSDLTEYACTILRNLGYSVSRNKPYAGGFITEHYGRPASGLHALQIEINRGLYLNEATQEPSAGFGQLFDNLRAFALELTAMPDAALPADSIAAE, from the coding sequence TTGACGAATAAGAAACCGCCCTCCTCGCAAACGTCTCTTGAAGCCGACTTCAACGGCTATCCAGCGTTTGATGTACTTTGCCCTGCTGATCAGCGCCTGCCGTATGTTTTCAATTCACCGCATTCCGGCCGGCAGTATTCTCAAAGTTTCCTTGCGTCGTCACGTCTGGATGAAAAATCCATCAGGCGATCTGAAGATGCCTATGTGGACGATCTTTTCGCACACGTTGTACCCATGGGCGCACCGCTTCTGAGAGCTCATTTTCCTAGGGCATATCTGGATGTGAACAGAGAGCCATACGAGCTCGATCCAAAGATGTTTGACGGTCGATTGCCGTCCTATGCAAATGTCCGCTCCATTCGGGTGGCAGGAGGCCTTGGGACAGTTGCCCGGATCGTGAGTGAGAATCACGAGATTTATCGGCACAAGTTGCCTGTTGAAGAAGCCCTCAGACGGGTCGAGGAAATTTATAAGCCCTATCACTCGACGTTGCGACGGCTGCTCGCGCAGACTCATGTCACCTTCGGCTACGCAGTGTTGATCGACTGCCATTCAATGCCTTCAAGCATCAAATGCCAGACGACCGACAGTCGGCCCGATTTCATTCTTGGCGATCGCTATGGAACCAGCTGCAGTAGCGATTTGACGGAATATGCCTGCACGATCCTGCGAAACCTTGGCTACAGTGTCAGCCGGAACAAACCTTATGCCGGCGGTTTCATCACGGAACACTATGGCAGACCGGCAAGCGGGCTGCATGCGCTTCAGATAGAAATTAACCGTGGTCTCTATCTGAACGAGGCCACGCAGGAGCCTTCAGCCGGGTTCGGCCAGCTGTTCGACAACTTGAGGGCCTTCGCCCTAGAGCTGACAGCCATGCCGGATGCTGCCTTGCCCGCAGATTCGATCGCTGCCGAATAG
- the pyk gene encoding pyruvate kinase yields MRRNRRVKILATLGPSSSEQDIIEELYRSGADVFRINMSHTDHDRLKMLVERIRSVEEKIGRPIGILADLQGPKLRVGTFTGGPVMLENGATFTLDADQSGGDINRVHLPHPEILEALEPGHRLLLDDGKIQLKVVEAKATKAVTEVIVGGKLSDRKGISVPDTEIKTSAMTEKDHKDLIAALEQNVDWVALSFVQRPDDLAEVRKITRGRAGVLAKIEKPQAIGRLDEIIELSDAIMVARGDLGVEMPLEQVPGLQKQITRACRRAGKPVVIATQMLESMISAPVPTRAEVSDVATAVFEGADAVMLSAESAAGDFPVEAVSTMDKIAQQVEQDNNYRNIIYAQRAEPEATGADAISAAARQIAETLNLAAVVCYTTSGATGLRASRERPACPVIVLSPVLATARRLALGWGLHCVVSEDAANEEDMIDRACRISYSEQFAKPGQRIIVTAGVPFGTPGSTNLLRIAFVGNDGQGGI; encoded by the coding sequence ATGAGGCGAAACCGACGAGTCAAAATCTTAGCAACTCTCGGACCCTCTTCCTCAGAACAAGACATAATTGAAGAACTGTATCGCTCAGGTGCGGATGTGTTCCGCATCAACATGAGCCATACAGATCATGACCGTCTGAAAATGCTCGTTGAGCGTATCCGTTCTGTCGAAGAGAAAATCGGGAGGCCGATCGGAATTCTGGCTGACCTTCAGGGACCAAAGCTGCGTGTGGGAACATTCACCGGCGGCCCCGTCATGCTGGAGAACGGCGCAACGTTTACGCTGGACGCCGACCAATCCGGCGGCGACATCAACCGGGTCCATCTTCCGCATCCGGAAATTCTGGAGGCTCTCGAGCCGGGTCACCGCCTGCTGCTCGATGACGGCAAGATCCAGCTGAAAGTCGTTGAAGCCAAGGCCACCAAAGCCGTTACCGAAGTGATCGTTGGCGGCAAGCTTTCTGACCGCAAGGGCATCAGCGTTCCCGACACTGAAATCAAAACAAGTGCGATGACCGAGAAGGACCACAAGGACCTGATCGCTGCACTGGAACAAAATGTCGACTGGGTAGCGCTTTCATTTGTGCAGCGCCCTGACGACCTGGCCGAAGTCCGCAAGATCACACGTGGACGCGCTGGCGTTCTGGCCAAAATCGAAAAGCCGCAGGCTATCGGCCGTCTGGATGAAATCATTGAACTGTCCGATGCGATCATGGTCGCCCGCGGTGATCTTGGTGTCGAAATGCCGCTGGAACAGGTTCCGGGGCTGCAGAAGCAAATCACGCGTGCCTGCCGCCGTGCAGGTAAGCCGGTCGTGATCGCAACCCAGATGCTGGAATCCATGATTTCGGCGCCGGTGCCGACCCGCGCGGAAGTCTCTGACGTTGCCACTGCCGTTTTCGAAGGTGCGGATGCTGTCATGCTGTCAGCGGAATCGGCCGCCGGCGATTTCCCTGTTGAAGCGGTTTCCACCATGGACAAAATCGCCCAGCAGGTCGAACAGGACAACAATTACCGCAACATCATCTATGCACAACGCGCCGAGCCCGAGGCAACGGGTGCCGATGCGATCTCCGCGGCTGCGCGGCAGATTGCCGAGACACTCAATCTCGCGGCTGTTGTTTGTTACACGACATCCGGTGCAACCGGACTGCGTGCCTCTCGTGAGCGGCCCGCCTGCCCTGTAATCGTTCTGTCCCCGGTGCTGGCGACAGCGCGGCGACTGGCATTGGGATGGGGTCTCCACTGCGTTGTTAGTGAAGATGCGGCCAATGAAGAGGATATGATCGACCGTGCCTGTCGAATTTCCTACTCGGAACAGTTCGCAAAGCCAGGTCAGCGGATCATCGTGACAGCCGGCGTCCCGTTTGGGACACCAGGGTCCACGAACCTGTTGCGCATTGCTTTTGTCGGCAATGACGGTCAGGGCGGCATTTGA
- the ykgO gene encoding type B 50S ribosomal protein L36 translates to MKIKNSLKALMGRHRDNRMVRRKGRVYIINKKNPRFKARQG, encoded by the coding sequence ATGAAGATCAAGAACTCGCTTAAAGCGCTGATGGGCCGTCACCGCGACAACCGCATGGTTCGCCGCAAAGGCCGCGTCTACATCATCAACAAGAAAAACCCGCGTTTCAAAGCACGCCAGGGCTGA
- a CDS encoding tetratricopeptide repeat protein yields MFAIAFVVSSGIAGAQPVPDLGPDMDPPSAEDFNPMPEDLPQDGGQVVVEEADPEEEQSRLDELYAELADTEDANAAGRITREIQRIWMDSGSDTVDVLMSRAGKAIQADDHGLALDLLDVVVVLKPSFAEGWNRRATVHYMREDFGKSLVDIERTLALEPRHWGALSGLAIIQRRLGFEDSALETFKRALEVNPGLENATKAVEDLEKDAEGEPA; encoded by the coding sequence GTGTTTGCCATCGCTTTTGTTGTCAGCTCCGGTATTGCCGGTGCTCAACCTGTGCCGGATCTTGGACCGGACATGGACCCTCCGTCAGCTGAGGACTTCAACCCTATGCCTGAAGACTTGCCGCAAGACGGCGGGCAGGTTGTTGTTGAGGAAGCGGATCCAGAAGAAGAACAGTCCAGGCTGGACGAACTTTATGCAGAGCTTGCTGATACAGAAGACGCGAATGCTGCGGGCCGCATCACACGCGAAATCCAGCGCATATGGATGGATTCTGGCAGTGACACCGTGGACGTGCTGATGTCGCGTGCAGGCAAGGCCATCCAGGCAGATGACCACGGACTGGCACTTGATCTGTTGGACGTTGTGGTGGTTTTGAAACCTTCTTTTGCGGAAGGTTGGAACCGCCGGGCAACCGTGCATTACATGCGGGAAGACTTCGGCAAGTCGCTGGTCGACATCGAGCGCACGCTTGCGCTTGAACCACGTCATTGGGGAGCCTTGTCGGGATTGGCGATCATTCAAAGGCGCCTCGGTTTTGAAGATAGCGCCCTTGAAACCTTCAAGCGTGCGCTAGAGGTCAATCCGGGTCTGGAGAATGCCACCAAGGCGGTCGAAGACCTGGAAAAAGACGCTGAGGGTGAACCAGCCTGA
- a CDS encoding DoxX family protein has protein sequence MGALIGFFVRLYTMVFGAIERLTNGWFLGLASRFIFAAVLLQFFWNSALTKIGGSVANIFTPTAGAYAQMLPQLMEQVSYDTSQIAFFPYGLIVLLGTWGEFILPLLVVVGLFTRFASLGMIVFIIVMTYVDITGHGADAKTIGALFDGEPYSIISDDRLLWIFLLLVPTLKGPGVISLDWLLGSYYRKREMYYD, from the coding sequence ATGGGTGCGTTGATTGGTTTCTTCGTACGATTGTACACAATGGTGTTCGGCGCGATTGAGCGCCTGACGAACGGCTGGTTTCTGGGACTTGCCTCCAGGTTCATTTTTGCTGCCGTTCTGCTCCAGTTCTTTTGGAACTCAGCACTGACCAAGATCGGTGGAAGTGTTGCCAATATTTTCACACCGACTGCAGGCGCGTACGCGCAAATGCTGCCGCAGTTGATGGAACAGGTCAGCTACGACACCAGCCAGATTGCCTTCTTTCCGTATGGGCTCATCGTCCTTTTGGGTACCTGGGGCGAATTCATTCTGCCCTTGCTCGTCGTCGTCGGTTTGTTCACGCGCTTTGCAAGCCTTGGCATGATCGTTTTCATCATCGTCATGACCTACGTGGACATCACTGGGCACGGCGCAGACGCCAAGACAATCGGCGCGCTCTTTGATGGCGAACCCTATTCGATCATCTCTGACGACCGGCTGTTGTGGATCTTCCTGCTGCTCGTTCCGACCCTCAAGGGTCCTGGAGTGATCTCGCTCGACTGGCTGCTCGGTTCCTACTACCGCAAGCGGGAAATGTACTACGACTGA
- the cpdR gene encoding cell cycle two-component system response regulator CpdR, whose translation MSRILLAEDDNDMRRFLAKALENAGHDVVSFDNGKSAYERLREEPFSLLLTDIVMPEMDGIELARRATELDPDLKVMFITGFAAVALNPESDAPKDAKVLSKPFHLKDLVQEVERMLAA comes from the coding sequence ATGTCGCGTATCCTGCTAGCCGAAGATGATAATGACATGCGCCGCTTTTTGGCGAAAGCGCTGGAAAATGCCGGCCATGATGTTGTGTCCTTCGATAACGGCAAAAGCGCTTACGAACGTTTGCGCGAGGAACCCTTTTCTCTGCTGTTGACCGATATCGTGATGCCGGAGATGGACGGGATTGAGCTTGCAAGGCGCGCAACGGAGTTGGATCCGGACCTGAAGGTGATGTTTATCACCGGCTTTGCAGCGGTGGCCCTGAACCCTGAATCGGATGCGCCCAAAGATGCGAAAGTCCTGTCTAAGCCCTTCCATTTGAAGGATCTTGTACAGGAAGTCGAGCGCATGTTGGCGGCCTGA
- a CDS encoding DNA-binding domain-containing protein, with translation MCAMAISDKVDETTFCEALFDPGSGTPVGLVGPDGETAPKRFSVYRNNVVVSLCDALGETFPAIENLLGEDYFNALARAFVTTHPPKSPVLLHYGSEFADFVESFPPLATYPYLANVARLEWAWLQAYHAADQVPLDPARLSSVDAQSVGAVRFRKHPAAHVVTSRWPVWDLARANRFDPNAEIQIDLKLAQSVLITRPELSVDMLLLRPGADIFVGSLFEGATLAEGAEAAQTAAENFSLSDCLSDCLSTGAFADLDVA, from the coding sequence ATGTGCGCGATGGCGATCAGCGACAAAGTCGATGAAACGACTTTCTGCGAAGCTCTATTCGATCCCGGGAGTGGCACGCCCGTGGGTCTTGTCGGGCCCGACGGCGAGACAGCTCCCAAGCGCTTCAGCGTTTATCGAAACAATGTGGTTGTCAGTTTGTGCGACGCGCTCGGGGAAACCTTTCCGGCAATTGAGAACCTGCTCGGCGAAGACTATTTTAACGCACTTGCGCGTGCGTTCGTCACTACACACCCTCCCAAATCGCCGGTGTTGCTGCACTATGGGTCCGAATTCGCGGACTTCGTCGAAAGCTTTCCGCCTCTGGCAACCTACCCTTATCTTGCCAACGTAGCCCGCCTGGAATGGGCCTGGTTGCAAGCCTATCATGCCGCTGACCAGGTTCCGCTTGACCCAGCCAGATTGAGCTCTGTGGACGCTCAGTCGGTTGGTGCCGTCCGGTTTAGAAAGCATCCGGCAGCACATGTCGTTACTTCACGTTGGCCTGTCTGGGATCTGGCGCGCGCGAATCGCTTCGATCCGAATGCCGAAATTCAGATTGACCTGAAACTGGCTCAGTCCGTGCTGATCACCCGACCTGAATTGAGCGTTGATATGTTACTGCTCCGTCCTGGAGCAGATATTTTCGTTGGTTCGCTCTTCGAAGGAGCGACGTTGGCTGAGGGCGCTGAAGCCGCTCAAACAGCCGCAGAAAACTTTTCACTGTCTGATTGTCTTTCGGACTGTCTTTCAACTGGAGCATTTGCGGATCTCGACGTAGCCTGA
- a CDS encoding alpha/beta fold hydrolase, which yields MFVVRFTMYFLLLISIILVLSAAYTAWRVSQISSAHQPDGSFAEIDGVKLHYHLFTADNQDSEAPVLVFIHGASGNAYDPMITFKDAFDGKYTTLFVDRPGLGFSERDFKRHSSLEGQAGAIAGLLEHLDIKKSIVVGHSFGAAVTVVLALTHPERVAGLAFIAPVSHPWPGGVDWHYSVAALPIVGELFTRTLTLPLAERLAPAAILRVFAPGQAPERYAERINLPLLYRPQTFRANSTDIATLKPQVTQHAKSYHKIRQPAVVVTGADDTIVWPSIHSEGLRRDLPNAELIVLEKAGHMPHHLHNEKVIETLETLIERVMAVPGQGEGTARKPQLREPA from the coding sequence ATGTTTGTTGTTCGTTTCACCATGTATTTCTTGTTGCTGATCTCGATCATTCTTGTCCTGTCCGCAGCCTATACAGCTTGGCGTGTCAGTCAGATTTCGTCGGCGCATCAGCCGGATGGCAGCTTTGCCGAAATCGACGGCGTGAAACTCCACTATCATCTGTTTACTGCGGACAATCAGGACAGCGAAGCACCGGTCCTTGTGTTCATTCACGGAGCGAGCGGCAACGCTTATGATCCGATGATCACCTTCAAGGATGCCTTTGACGGAAAGTACACAACGCTTTTTGTCGACCGACCGGGGCTTGGGTTCTCGGAGCGCGATTTTAAGCGGCACAGTTCACTTGAGGGGCAAGCTGGAGCTATTGCCGGTTTGCTTGAACATCTCGACATAAAAAAGTCCATTGTTGTTGGGCATTCTTTTGGCGCTGCCGTGACCGTGGTGCTAGCGCTGACACATCCGGAGCGTGTCGCGGGACTGGCATTTATCGCGCCCGTCAGCCATCCCTGGCCAGGCGGCGTGGACTGGCACTATTCGGTGGCTGCCCTTCCGATTGTTGGCGAACTCTTCACCAGAACTTTGACACTTCCACTTGCAGAACGCCTTGCCCCGGCGGCCATACTTCGTGTTTTCGCTCCTGGGCAAGCGCCGGAACGTTACGCTGAACGGATAAATCTACCGCTCCTGTACAGGCCGCAGACTTTCCGGGCGAATTCTACCGATATCGCGACGTTGAAGCCGCAGGTTACGCAGCATGCCAAGTCCTATCACAAGATCAGGCAGCCAGCTGTAGTCGTAACTGGTGCGGATGACACGATTGTCTGGCCGTCGATCCATAGTGAAGGTCTGCGACGGGACCTCCCGAACGCTGAGCTGATTGTCTTGGAAAAGGCCGGCCACATGCCGCATCATTTGCACAATGAAAAGGTCATCGAAACGCTGGAAACTCTGATCGAACGCGTGATGGCCGTGCCCGGCCAAGGCGAGGGCACAGCGCGAAAACCACAATTGCGCGAACCGGCATGA
- a CDS encoding Hsp20 family protein, producing MRHLDFSPLYRSTVGFDRLFSMLDSAGSETPSYPPYNIERTGENTYRITMAVAGFTEDELSVEAKEHVLTIKGEKADEDTDREILYRGIASRTFERRFQIAEHVRVDGASLENGLLHVDLVREIPEAMKPRKIDITSGSTKQIETTAH from the coding sequence ATGCGTCACTTGGATTTTTCTCCGCTATATCGGTCCACCGTCGGGTTCGACCGTTTGTTCTCAATGCTGGATTCTGCCGGCAGCGAAACCCCCAGCTATCCGCCCTATAACATTGAACGCACTGGCGAAAACACCTACCGCATCACCATGGCGGTCGCCGGATTTACCGAAGACGAACTCTCGGTTGAAGCCAAAGAGCACGTTCTGACAATCAAGGGTGAAAAGGCCGACGAAGACACTGACCGCGAAATTCTTTATCGCGGCATTGCATCTCGCACATTCGAGCGCCGTTTCCAGATCGCCGAACATGTCCGTGTCGATGGCGCAAGCCTCGAAAACGGGCTGCTGCATGTCGATCTCGTTCGTGAGATCCCTGAGGCAATGAAACCGCGCAAGATCGATATCACGAGCGGTTCTACCAAGCAGATCGAAACAACCGCTCACTAA
- a CDS encoding alpha/beta fold hydrolase: MSLFNHPDNPVPEGTQSGFVDTADGIKIRYAHWPARGSARKGTVTLLQGRAEFIEKYFEVIEDLRDRGFNVVSFDWRGQGGSQRVTRNPRRGHVSNFKKYRLDLRTVLKDVSLATYPGPHFALAHSTGGLVVLSDSERLRTMLDRAVITAPLLGIPSGAWAPDLAAARRWLVRKLTFGLLGKPPLKALSPKTSGLIENVGFPMARIFSMVGLGRLFVPGGNGKILVPYETNRQTSDKVRFERFNKVLEVAPELGVGAPTMGWLAAAARTMLALRKRDAGPGIKLPCLILAAGADRIVSTPQIEDFVSRAKATAYVEVAGAAHELMMEQDVYRDQFWAAFDAFVPGLEVELELQKSGL, translated from the coding sequence ATGAGCCTTTTCAATCATCCTGACAATCCAGTCCCTGAGGGAACACAATCAGGATTTGTCGACACAGCGGACGGTATCAAAATCCGGTATGCCCACTGGCCTGCAAGAGGATCGGCGCGCAAAGGTACTGTTACGCTGTTGCAGGGGCGGGCGGAATTTATCGAAAAGTATTTTGAAGTTATCGAGGATCTACGGGACCGAGGTTTCAACGTCGTTTCATTTGATTGGCGCGGTCAAGGCGGTTCGCAGCGCGTGACCCGCAATCCGAGGCGGGGACACGTCTCGAATTTCAAGAAATATCGGCTCGATCTTCGCACGGTTCTGAAAGACGTTTCGTTGGCAACTTATCCGGGACCGCATTTCGCATTGGCGCATTCGACGGGAGGGTTGGTTGTTCTGTCTGATTCAGAGCGGCTTCGAACCATGCTTGACCGGGCAGTGATTACAGCGCCCCTGCTTGGGATCCCATCCGGCGCCTGGGCGCCTGATCTTGCTGCCGCGCGCCGTTGGCTTGTCAGAAAACTGACCTTTGGTCTGCTTGGTAAACCGCCCCTGAAAGCGCTGTCGCCCAAAACTTCTGGATTGATTGAAAACGTCGGGTTTCCGATGGCACGGATTTTTTCAATGGTCGGGCTTGGACGTCTCTTTGTTCCAGGCGGCAACGGCAAGATCCTGGTTCCCTACGAAACCAACAGACAAACCTCCGACAAAGTGCGATTTGAGAGGTTCAACAAGGTGCTTGAGGTGGCACCGGAACTTGGCGTCGGTGCACCGACCATGGGCTGGTTGGCGGCCGCGGCGCGCACCATGCTGGCGTTGCGCAAACGTGATGCAGGTCCCGGCATAAAGCTGCCATGCCTGATCCTGGCCGCAGGGGCCGACAGGATCGTATCAACACCTCAAATCGAAGACTTCGTTTCACGCGCGAAAGCGACAGCCTATGTCGAAGTCGCAGGTGCTGCACATGAGCTGATGATGGAGCAGGACGTCTATCGTGACCAGTTCTGGGCCGCGTTCGATGCATTCGTCCCGGGTTTGGAAGTGGAACTGGAGCTTCAAAAGTCCGGGCTTTAG